The following proteins are co-located in the Pedobacter sp. FW305-3-2-15-E-R2A2 genome:
- a CDS encoding phosphoribosylpyrophosphate synthetase, whose translation MYVYDTVTAAVSDLEKRGYEYDFTLGPDYIECKAIDMQLMPEEFEIDEFYRFEGMNDPADSAVIYAISSPVGNLKGVMIDAYGAYAENVSPELLDKLKMHHD comes from the coding sequence ATGTATGTATATGACACCGTTACCGCCGCCGTTTCAGATCTCGAAAAAAGAGGTTATGAATATGATTTCACTTTAGGGCCTGATTATATCGAATGCAAGGCAATCGATATGCAGCTGATGCCGGAAGAGTTTGAGATTGATGAGTTCTATCGTTTTGAAGGAATGAATGATCCCGCAGACAGCGCGGTCATCTATGCGATCTCTTCGCCTGTGGGCAACCTGAAAGGGGTGATGATTGATGCTTATGGCGCTTATGCGGAAAACGTTTCTCCCGAGCTGCTGGATAAATTGAAAATGCACCACGACTAA
- a CDS encoding DUF4442 domain-containing protein: protein MVVSEKTLKWGLCFYPPLLFQRIWVKKFHKGFRGVDVKINKSLFNKNYNGSIFGGTIYAATDPFYALLFDQLLQREGFKVRVWLKSASIQYLKPGRGDLFFSITVSDDMLNEAIEALNTAGKFVKAYPMEITNAQGELCATVMNEVYVRNLHQGEQPRIAY, encoded by the coding sequence ATGGTTGTATCAGAAAAAACCCTTAAATGGGGCCTTTGTTTTTACCCTCCTTTATTGTTCCAGCGTATATGGGTAAAGAAATTCCATAAAGGTTTTCGGGGAGTGGATGTAAAGATCAATAAAAGCCTTTTCAATAAAAATTATAACGGATCCATCTTTGGAGGGACCATTTATGCCGCTACAGATCCTTTTTATGCCCTGCTGTTTGATCAGTTGCTTCAGAGAGAAGGATTTAAAGTCAGAGTCTGGTTAAAAAGTGCTTCGATTCAATACCTTAAACCAGGACGGGGAGATTTATTTTTCAGCATCACCGTTAGCGACGATATGTTGAATGAGGCTATTGAAGCGTTAAATACTGCGGGTAAATTTGTAAAAGCTTACCCGATGGAGATCACCAATGCGCAGGGCGAGCTTTGTGCAACGGTTATGAATGAAGTGTATGTCCGAAACCTGCATCAGGGGGAACAACCACGCATTGCTTATTAA
- a CDS encoding ATP-binding protein, with protein sequence MNIKKLILQGEGTTLDFKKTINSNEKIAKSLVAFANNKGGQLLIGVADDGSIKGVKSEDEERYMITKSAHQFCRPAIEPEFEEIYVDDKLVLVVTIHPSDTKPHYALDENKKWWVYFRVQDKSLLASKIIVDVIKKSGDPNGQLISYRDDEKKLFEYLGQQGRITLKEFSKITRSSYKKAQKVLVSLIISGLIQPHSSEKEEYFTSIQ encoded by the coding sequence ATGAATATCAAGAAACTCATCCTGCAAGGCGAAGGAACTACCCTGGATTTCAAGAAAACCATTAACAGCAATGAAAAGATTGCCAAAAGCCTCGTTGCTTTTGCCAATAATAAAGGCGGGCAATTGCTCATTGGGGTGGCCGACGACGGCAGCATCAAAGGGGTAAAATCCGAAGATGAGGAGCGGTATATGATTACCAAATCTGCGCATCAGTTTTGCCGGCCGGCGATAGAACCCGAGTTCGAGGAGATTTACGTGGACGATAAACTGGTTCTCGTTGTGACCATCCATCCAAGCGACACGAAACCGCATTACGCTTTAGACGAAAACAAAAAATGGTGGGTCTATTTCAGGGTGCAGGATAAGAGCTTACTGGCCAGTAAAATCATTGTCGACGTGATCAAAAAAAGTGGTGATCCCAACGGACAGCTGATCAGTTACCGGGACGATGAAAAAAAGCTCTTCGAATACCTTGGTCAGCAAGGCCGGATTACCCTGAAAGAGTTCAGTAAGATCACCCGGAGCTCCTATAAAAAAGCACAAAAAGTGTTGGTTAGTCTGATCATTAGCGGCCTGATTCAACCTCATTCCTCTGAAAAGGAAGAATATTTCACGTCAATACAATAA